Below is a genomic region from bacterium.
CGGCCACAAGTTCTTCAGGCTTAATCCGTGTCGCCAGAAAATCCTCAGGCTCAAGAATACAGTCTTTTGCTTTAGTAATAATCCGCACGGGACTTGTTAGTGAAATCTCATCATAGCCATCGAGCGAATGTACAATTGCAAAATTACTGTGCTCGTTTTGGTCCTGGTCCCCTTCGTGTAAAAATCCATAAAGCCTTAGCAGAGCCAAAGAATTGACGCCTAGAAGTTTCGTCTGCGGGCGCGCTGGATTAACAATCGGACCCAGGGTGTTAAAAAATGTTTTCATGCCTAAGCCCTTACGCAGCGGCGCAAAGGCTTTCATTGCCGGGTGAAAATACGGTGCATGCAAGAAAGCTATGCCTGCCTTATCAAGTGAGGCTTCAACCTCACTTTGCGTGGTTGGAAATTTAAGACCCAAAGCTTCAAGGACATTCGATGAGCCGCATTGAGATGAAACCCCGTAATTTCCGTGCTTGGCGATTCTTACTCCTGCTGCAGCAGCAGTAAGCGCCG
It encodes:
- the trpD gene encoding anthranilate phosphoribosyltransferase; translation: ALTAAAAGVRIAKHGNYGVSSQCGSSNVLEALGLKFPTTQSEVEASLDKAGIAFLHAPYFHPAMKAFAPLRKGLGMKTFFNTLGPIVNPARPQTKLLGVNSLALLRLYGFLHEGDQDQNEHSNFAIVHSLDGYDEISLTSPVRIITKAKDCILEPEDFLATRIKPEELVAGESIAANVSAFKRIISGQACLAEISVISANAGMLISLAQKVDLPTGILRAREALLSGKAQNILEKLIG